The region CGATCGCCACCACGAGCGGGCGGACCGGATCTACCGCGTCGCCTCGGAAGCGGTGACGGGGGGGAAGGTGCTCCGCATGGCGACCACCCCGACCCCGGCGGCGCCGCGCCTCCAGGCCGACTTCCCGGAGGTGCAGGAAGCGGCGCGGATCTGGTTCAGCCTCCCGGAGGTGGAGGTGGAGCGCGACGGGGAGCGCTTCTTCGAGAAGCGGGTCTTCTGGGCGGACTCCAGCGCCCTCCGGATCTTCACCTTCCCCTTCGTGCGGGGGAACCCGGCCACGGCGCTCTCGCAGCCCAACTCGCTGGTGCTGACCGAGTCCACCGCCCGGAAGTACTTCGGGAGCGCCGACCCGATCGGGAAGACGCTCACCTTCAACGGCAGGAAGGAGTACCACGTCACCGGCGTGGTAGAGGACGTCCCGCCCAACTCCCACTTCGAGTTCGACTTCCTCGGGTCGTTCTCGTCGCTGAAGATGAGCCAGTCGGAGGAGTGGCTCTCCTTCAACCTCTACACGTACGTCCTCCTCCCGGAGGGCGGCGATCCCCAGGCGCTCCAGGCGAAGCTCCCCGGCTTCGTGGAGAAGTACATCGGCGCCAACCTGCGCGAGTTCGGGATCGCCTACACGCCGTTCCTGCAGCCCCTCACCGACATCCATCTCCACTCCGACCTGGAGTTCGAGATGAAGCCCAACGGCAACGCCGCGTACGTCTACATCTTCTCGGCGCTCGCCCTCCTGGTGCTCCTCATCGCGGGGGTCAACTACACCAACCTGGCCATCGCGCAGTCAGCGCGCCGCGCCAAGGAGGTGGGCGTGCGCAAGGTGCTCGGGGCCGAGCGTCCGCAGCTCGTGCGGCAGTTCCTGGGCGAGTCGCTCCTCCTCGCGCTGATCGCGACGCTCCTCGCGGTGCTCCTGGTGCAGCTCGCCCTCCCCCTCTTCAACTCCATCTCCGGGCTCGCGCTCACGCTGGGCGACCTGGGCGTCCCGGTCCTGGCGGCCGGGCTCCTCGGGACGGTGCTCGTCGTGGGGATCGCCTCCGGGGTGTACCCGGCGCTCTACCTCTCCGGGTTCCAGCCGGTCCGGGTCCTCAAGGGGCGGGCGCCCTCGGGCGCGTCCCACGCCTTCCTGCGGAAGGGGGTGGTCGTCTTCCAGTTCGCCATCGCCGTCTTCCTGATCGTGGGGACGGGAGTCATGGCCGCGCAGCTCTCCTTCATCCAGAACAAGGAGCTGGGCTTCGACAAGGAGCAGGTGGTGGTGGTCCCGCTCCAGGACCCGGCGCTGCTCGGGCGGCACGAGGAGCTCCGGACGGCCCTCCGCCGCGACCCCAACATCGTCGATGCGGCGGCGGCGGACCACTTCCCGGGCGGGCCGAGCAACGTGCTGGG is a window of Longimicrobiaceae bacterium DNA encoding:
- a CDS encoding ABC transporter permease, coding for MLTSYLKIALRNLRQHRAYYAINLLGLTLGVASFLLILLFVYQELSYDRHHERADRIYRVASEAVTGGKVLRMATTPTPAAPRLQADFPEVQEAARIWFSLPEVEVERDGERFFEKRVFWADSSALRIFTFPFVRGNPATALSQPNSLVLTESTARKYFGSADPIGKTLTFNGRKEYHVTGVVEDVPPNSHFEFDFLGSFSSLKMSQSEEWLSFNLYTYVLLPEGGDPQALQAKLPGFVEKYIGANLREFGIAYTPFLQPLTDIHLHSDLEFEMKPNGNAAYVYIFSALALLVLLIAGVNYTNLAIAQSARRAKEVGVRKVLGAERPQLVRQFLGESLLLALIATLLAVLLVQLALPLFNSISGLALTLGDLGVPVLAAGLLGTVLVVGIASGVYPALYLSGFQPVRVLKGRAPSGASHAFLRKGVVVFQFAIAVFLIVGTGVMAAQLSFIQNKELGFDKEQVVVVPLQDPALLGRHEELRTALRRDPNIVDAAAADHFPGGPSNVLGYTPEGSTQSEPQAITSFAVDFGYVETLGMKLAGGRAFSREFGTDREAAVVINEAAARRFGWSDPVGKRITRMDETGSQATVVGVVEDFHFESLHQPVQPMVMQLGDTLQYLLLRVRPDGVPGALDALREVWRRFSPGTTLEYSFLDERFGELHRDDERLAKVFAVFALLTILISALGLFAMVSFSTEQRTKEIGVRKVFGASAADVVRLMLRDFVVLVVVAIVIAWPLSYYAVGRWLQDFEYRTEIPLWIFAATGVLVLLIASLTVAARAARAAMTNPVRTLRYE